The Acidobacteriota bacterium genome includes a region encoding these proteins:
- the rplL gene encoding 50S ribosomal protein L7/L12, protein MAVAAADLIKQIDEMTVLELNTLVKELEEHYGVSAAAAAVPVAAAAGGGEAEEAEEQTEFDVQLTSFGDKKIAVIKVVREVTSLGLKEAKDLVESAPVAVKEGVSKDEADEVKSKIEEAGGQAEVK, encoded by the coding sequence ATGGCAGTAGCAGCAGCGGATCTGATCAAGCAGATCGACGAGATGACCGTGCTGGAGCTCAACACGCTGGTCAAGGAGCTCGAGGAGCACTACGGCGTGTCGGCGGCGGCGGCGGCAGTTCCCGTGGCCGCGGCCGCGGGCGGCGGCGAGGCCGAAGAGGCCGAGGAACAGACCGAGTTCGACGTGCAGTTGACGTCGTTCGGCGACAAGAAGATCGCCGTGATCAAGGTCGTGCGCGAAGTCACGAGCCTCGGTTTGAAGGAGGCCAAGGACCTGGTCGAGTCGGCGCCGGTCGCCGTCAAGGAGGGTGTCTCGAAGGACGAGGCCGACGAGGTCAAGTCGAAGATCGAGGAGGCCGGCGGCCAGGCCGAGGTCAAATAG
- a CDS encoding porin: MFRSLAPAALVLVSAATTTQAEEGAFDISVGGRVHVEASTSSPDPALEERFEFEDGVDWRRARVVLNGEFLDRFTFKIEHDFASGDIVPTDVFIEATATDGAATLRAGHFKEPFSLSIQQSSNNHSFIARPAAVTALAPGRNLGFMVHDRLVGDRVAWAVGAFRDSDGYDIRPGADWSLSGRLTGLALDGDEGSDLLLHLGVAVSHRQPTADAVRLRGRAGVRLAPRTVNTGWLPADGMRLIGAEFVLARSSFWLQGELMSAQVDLLADGRSARFDAQYVEAGWFLTGERKPYSRSSRTFTRLRPKAPVPEGRGAWELAARWDRIDLSGGSVLGGSQQSLSVALNWYLRDNLRVLANYVSTDPAGAGSVEHVGLFMHFDF; this comes from the coding sequence ATGTTCCGTTCCCTGGCTCCTGCTGCGCTGGTTCTGGTCAGCGCGGCCACGACAACACAGGCCGAAGAGGGAGCCTTCGACATCTCCGTCGGCGGGCGAGTCCACGTCGAGGCCAGCACCTCCTCTCCCGACCCGGCCCTGGAAGAACGGTTCGAGTTCGAGGACGGCGTCGACTGGCGGCGCGCCCGCGTCGTGCTGAACGGCGAGTTTCTCGACCGGTTCACCTTCAAGATCGAGCACGACTTCGCGAGCGGCGACATCGTGCCCACGGACGTCTTCATCGAGGCCACGGCCACCGACGGCGCGGCCACCCTTCGCGCGGGTCACTTCAAGGAGCCGTTCAGCCTCTCGATCCAGCAGTCGTCGAACAACCACTCCTTCATCGCGCGCCCGGCCGCGGTCACCGCCCTGGCGCCGGGCCGCAACCTCGGCTTCATGGTGCACGATCGACTTGTTGGCGACCGCGTCGCCTGGGCGGTGGGCGCCTTCCGCGACAGCGATGGCTACGACATACGCCCCGGGGCGGACTGGAGCCTGAGTGGACGCCTCACCGGCCTCGCGCTGGACGGAGACGAAGGAAGCGATCTCCTGCTCCATCTCGGCGTGGCCGTCTCACACCGTCAGCCCACCGCGGACGCCGTGCGTCTGCGCGGCCGCGCCGGCGTCAGGCTCGCGCCGCGCACGGTGAACACTGGATGGCTGCCCGCCGACGGCATGCGGCTGATTGGCGCCGAGTTCGTGCTTGCCCGAAGTTCGTTCTGGCTCCAGGGCGAGCTGATGTCCGCCCAGGTGGACCTGCTGGCGGATGGCCGGAGCGCCCGGTTCGACGCCCAGTACGTCGAGGCGGGCTGGTTCCTCACCGGAGAAAGAAAGCCCTACAGCCGCAGCTCCCGCACCTTCACCCGTCTGCGGCCGAAAGCGCCCGTGCCCGAAGGCAGGGGCGCCTGGGAACTCGCCGCGCGCTGGGACCGTATTGATCTGAGCGGCGGTTCCGTTCTCGGCGGAAGCCAGCAGAGCCTCTCCGTGGCCCTCAACTGGTACCTCCGCGACAACCTGCGGGTGCTCGCGAACTACGTGTCGACCGACCCGGCCGGCGCCGGATCGGTCGAGCACGTCGGCCTGTTCATGCACTTCGACTTCTGA
- the secE gene encoding preprotein translocase subunit SecE, which produces MAAVGRLGAFLGEVRTEMKKVTFPSREEVVGTTGVVLVTSVIFAIFLWIADLVIQRLYQGLIDAFLRPVA; this is translated from the coding sequence ATGGCGGCAGTCGGCAGGCTCGGGGCGTTCCTTGGCGAGGTGCGCACGGAGATGAAGAAGGTCACGTTTCCTTCGCGGGAGGAGGTCGTGGGCACGACCGGCGTCGTGCTGGTGACGAGTGTGATCTTCGCCATCTTCCTGTGGATCGCCGATCTCGTCATCCAGCGTCTCTACCAGGGCCTTATTGACGCTTTCCTGCGACCGGTGGCATGA
- the phoU gene encoding phosphate signaling complex protein PhoU, with amino-acid sequence MGIHLQRDLDEVTRSLLEVAAMVEEMIAKSLQALRQRSVDLAHEVQRQDRVIDAREIEVEEECLKILALHSPVASDLRMVVTYLKVNNDLERAGDLARNLAERAESLAVAEPVEVPREIWTMAERIPKMLRAALDAVVNGDTELARSVIAEDEVVDRSHEAMYGVVRAMIEERPESAGTSIQFLSISRYLERMADLATNIAEDVVFLVDGEVVRHQAL; translated from the coding sequence TTGGGAATCCATCTGCAGCGAGACCTGGACGAAGTGACGCGGTCGCTCCTCGAGGTGGCGGCGATGGTCGAGGAGATGATCGCCAAGTCGTTGCAGGCGCTTCGGCAGCGGAGCGTCGATCTGGCCCACGAGGTCCAGCGGCAGGACCGTGTCATTGACGCCCGGGAGATCGAGGTCGAAGAGGAGTGCCTCAAGATCCTGGCCCTGCACTCGCCGGTGGCCTCGGACCTGCGAATGGTCGTGACCTACCTCAAGGTGAACAACGACCTGGAACGCGCCGGCGATCTGGCCCGGAACCTCGCCGAAAGGGCGGAGAGCCTCGCCGTGGCGGAGCCGGTCGAGGTTCCTCGGGAGATCTGGACGATGGCCGAGCGCATCCCGAAGATGCTGCGGGCGGCCCTGGACGCGGTCGTGAACGGTGACACGGAACTCGCCCGTTCGGTGATCGCGGAGGATGAGGTCGTCGACCGCAGCCACGAGGCGATGTACGGCGTGGTTCGGGCGATGATCGAGGAACGGCCCGAGAGCGCCGGCACCAGCATCCAGTTCCTGTCCATCTCGCGCTACCTCGAGCGGATGGCCGATCTGGCGACAAACATCGCGGAGGATGTCGTCTTCCTGGTCGATGGGGAGGTCGTGCGCCACCAGGCACTCTAG
- a CDS encoding ATP-binding protein: MVGSPLFWRLFLGGIALLASGLLLGGAVASDRVHAVLVGALAFLGAVGVGLAARRLAGRARRLLVKAAALGSHVPPRDVGRGDEFARLEDCLEENEARFVEQVEQLRVERNQLTAVLGGMVEGVVAIDLDRRVLHLNAVAAKWFRRPAPESAVGRPIYELSRQPEISGALIEAMEGRRQVSRTFTLARFAGQVDGPGRFELNASPLVSSRRDDEVVEGAVAVIHDITELERLESVRRDFVSNVSHELKTPLTAIHGYVETLLEADPIDGPTRGRFLRKIRRQSNRLSALVSDLLTLSRIESSTEPPEKILDLRSAAGEVLNLLAPASEERGLELVAEFPEAAVEVLGEEEAIRQALSNLVDNAVKYSSAGGRVIVRLQAQNGRAVLEVEDEGPGIASEHLDRIFERFYRVDRARSRELGGTGLGLAIVKNVARRHGGGVEVESERDQGSTFRLWLPAAE; this comes from the coding sequence ATGGTTGGCTCACCTCTCTTCTGGCGCCTCTTTCTCGGCGGGATCGCGCTACTGGCTTCGGGCCTGTTGCTTGGTGGCGCGGTTGCCTCGGACCGGGTTCACGCGGTCCTCGTCGGGGCGCTGGCCTTTCTCGGAGCCGTTGGTGTGGGTCTTGCCGCCAGACGGTTGGCGGGGCGGGCGCGGAGGCTTCTGGTCAAGGCCGCGGCGTTGGGTTCGCACGTGCCGCCGCGAGACGTCGGCCGCGGCGACGAGTTCGCTCGTCTGGAGGACTGTCTCGAGGAGAACGAAGCGCGCTTCGTGGAACAGGTCGAACAGCTCAGGGTGGAGCGCAACCAGTTGACGGCGGTTCTCGGCGGCATGGTCGAGGGAGTGGTGGCGATTGACCTCGACCGGCGCGTGCTGCATCTGAACGCGGTGGCCGCGAAGTGGTTCAGACGCCCGGCGCCGGAGTCGGCGGTTGGACGTCCGATCTACGAACTGTCGCGCCAGCCGGAAATCTCGGGTGCCCTGATCGAGGCGATGGAAGGGCGCCGGCAGGTGAGTCGCACCTTCACCCTGGCGCGGTTTGCCGGTCAGGTGGACGGCCCGGGCAGGTTCGAGTTGAACGCGTCTCCCCTGGTCTCGTCCCGCCGGGACGACGAAGTGGTCGAAGGGGCGGTGGCCGTGATCCACGACATCACGGAGCTGGAGCGGCTGGAGAGCGTGCGGCGGGACTTCGTGTCGAACGTCTCGCACGAGCTGAAGACGCCGCTTACCGCGATTCACGGCTACGTGGAAACCCTGCTGGAGGCCGATCCGATCGATGGCCCGACACGCGGCCGCTTCCTGCGCAAGATCCGCCGGCAGAGCAACCGTCTGAGCGCGCTGGTTTCCGATCTGCTCACGCTGTCGCGGATCGAGTCCTCGACCGAGCCTCCGGAGAAGATCCTCGATCTACGGTCAGCGGCCGGCGAAGTGTTGAATCTGCTCGCTCCGGCGAGCGAAGAGCGCGGTCTCGAACTGGTCGCCGAGTTCCCGGAGGCGGCCGTGGAGGTCCTGGGTGAAGAGGAGGCGATCCGGCAGGCCCTGTCGAATCTGGTCGACAACGCGGTCAAGTACTCCTCGGCAGGCGGTCGTGTGATCGTGCGCCTGCAGGCGCAGAACGGGCGGGCGGTGCTCGAGGTCGAAGACGAGGGACCGGGCATCGCCAGCGAACACCTGGACCGGATCTTCGAGCGCTTCTACCGGGTCGACCGCGCCCGCTCCAGGGAACTCGGCGGTACCGGCCTGGGCCTGGCGATCGTCAAGAATGTCGCCAGACGCCACGGAGGGGGAGTGGAGGTCGAGAGCGAACGGGACCAGGGATCGACCTTCCGCCTCTGGTTGCCTGCGGCAGAATGA
- the tuf gene encoding elongation factor Tu translates to MAKEKFERTKPHVNVGTIGHVDHGKTTLTAAITNILAKAGGAEYVPFDEIDKAPEERERGITIATAHVEYETENRHYAHVDCPGHADYVKNMITGAAQMDGAILVVSAADGPMPQTREHVLLARQVGVPYIVVFMNKCDMVDDEELLDLVELELQDLLSSFEFPGDEIPIIRGSALEALESGEPGSEWGSKVVELLEAVDSYIPTPERAVDQDFLMPIEDIFTISGRGTVVTGRVERGRVTVGDTVEIVGIRETKSTVVTGVEMFRKLLDSGEAGDNIGVLLRGTKKDEVERGQVLAVPKSITPHTKFKGEVYVLNKDEGGRHTPFFDGYRPQFYFRTTDVTGVANLPAGTEMVMPGDNVALDVELIAPIAMEKGVRFAIREGGRTVGAGTVTDIVE, encoded by the coding sequence ATGGCGAAGGAGAAGTTCGAGCGTACGAAGCCGCACGTGAACGTGGGGACGATCGGTCACGTGGATCACGGCAAGACGACGCTGACGGCAGCGATCACGAACATTCTGGCGAAGGCCGGAGGTGCGGAGTACGTGCCGTTCGACGAGATCGACAAGGCCCCTGAGGAGCGGGAGCGCGGGATCACGATCGCGACGGCTCACGTGGAGTACGAGACGGAGAACCGTCACTACGCTCACGTGGACTGTCCTGGTCACGCGGACTACGTGAAGAACATGATCACGGGCGCCGCCCAGATGGACGGTGCGATCCTGGTGGTGTCGGCGGCAGACGGTCCGATGCCCCAGACGCGCGAGCACGTGCTGCTGGCTCGTCAGGTTGGCGTGCCGTACATCGTGGTGTTCATGAACAAGTGCGACATGGTGGACGACGAGGAGCTGTTGGACCTGGTGGAGCTGGAGCTTCAGGACCTGTTGTCGTCGTTCGAGTTTCCTGGCGACGAGATTCCGATCATTCGCGGTTCGGCGCTGGAGGCGCTGGAGAGCGGGGAACCGGGCAGCGAGTGGGGTTCGAAGGTGGTGGAGCTTCTGGAGGCTGTGGATTCGTACATACCGACTCCCGAGCGCGCGGTGGACCAGGACTTTCTGATGCCGATCGAGGACATTTTCACGATTTCTGGTCGCGGCACGGTGGTGACGGGGCGCGTGGAGCGCGGCCGGGTGACGGTCGGCGACACGGTGGAGATCGTGGGCATTCGGGAGACGAAGTCGACGGTGGTGACGGGCGTGGAGATGTTCCGGAAGCTGCTGGACTCTGGCGAGGCCGGGGACAACATCGGCGTGTTGCTTCGTGGCACGAAGAAGGACGAGGTGGAGCGTGGTCAGGTGCTTGCGGTGCCGAAGTCGATCACTCCTCACACGAAGTTCAAGGGCGAGGTGTACGTGTTGAACAAGGACGAGGGCGGTCGTCACACGCCGTTCTTCGACGGTTACCGTCCTCAGTTCTACTTCCGGACGACGGACGTGACGGGTGTGGCGAACCTGCCGGCGGGCACGGAGATGGTGATGCCGGGCGACAACGTGGCGCTGGACGTGGAGCTGATCGCTCCGATCGCGATGGAGAAGGGCGTGCGCTTCGCCATTCGCGAGGGCGGCCGTACGGTCGGCGCCGGCACCGTCACCGACATCGTCGAGTAG
- the rplA gene encoding 50S ribosomal protein L1, with the protein MAKAGRKYREAKAGIDDRPHGLDEALEQVKNGSFAKFDETVEIAIRLGVNPRHADQMVRGTVVLPHGTGRTVRVLVFASGEKLQEAEAAGADEVGGEELAARIQGGWLDFDAVVATPDMMRVAGRLGRILGPRGLMPNPKTGTVTMDVAKAIEEIKAGKVNFRVDKAGVVHAPLGKVSFDKERLKENATAFLAEVVRARPSAAKGTYVRSVNLSSTMGPGVRVDVAEASAVEAP; encoded by the coding sequence GTGGCGAAGGCAGGCAGGAAGTACAGGGAGGCGAAGGCCGGCATAGATGACCGTCCGCACGGGCTCGACGAGGCCCTGGAGCAGGTCAAGAACGGCAGCTTCGCGAAGTTCGACGAGACGGTTGAGATCGCGATTCGTCTGGGAGTGAACCCCAGGCACGCCGATCAGATGGTGCGCGGCACCGTCGTGCTGCCGCACGGCACCGGCCGAACCGTTCGGGTGCTGGTGTTCGCTTCCGGCGAGAAGCTCCAGGAGGCTGAGGCCGCCGGTGCCGACGAGGTCGGGGGCGAAGAGCTGGCGGCGCGAATCCAGGGCGGCTGGCTGGACTTCGACGCGGTGGTCGCGACGCCGGACATGATGCGGGTCGCCGGCCGGCTGGGTCGCATCCTTGGTCCCCGCGGCCTGATGCCCAACCCGAAGACCGGCACCGTCACGATGGACGTGGCGAAAGCGATCGAGGAGATCAAGGCGGGCAAGGTCAACTTCCGCGTCGACAAGGCCGGGGTTGTCCACGCGCCCCTGGGAAAGGTCTCGTTCGACAAGGAGCGGCTAAAGGAGAACGCCACGGCCTTCCTGGCCGAGGTGGTTCGGGCGCGGCCCAGCGCCGCCAAGGGCACGTACGTGCGCTCGGTCAACCTGAGTTCAACCATGGGCCCTGGCGTGCGCGTCGATGTGGCCGAAGCCTCCGCGGTGGAAGCGCCGTAG
- the rplK gene encoding 50S ribosomal protein L11, which produces MAKRTTGKRVVGQIKLQIPAGAATPAPPVGPALGQAGLNIMDFCKAFNARTQGDGGLIIPVVITVYADRSYSFITKTPPAAVLLRIAAAVDKGSAEPNREKVGVVTRAQVEEIARTKMPDLNAVDLDGACRIIAGTARSMGLEVEA; this is translated from the coding sequence ATGGCAAAGAGAACGACGGGAAAGAGAGTGGTCGGGCAGATCAAGTTGCAGATCCCCGCCGGCGCGGCGACGCCCGCGCCTCCGGTCGGTCCCGCCCTGGGGCAGGCCGGCCTGAACATCATGGACTTCTGCAAGGCGTTCAACGCCAGGACGCAGGGCGATGGGGGGTTGATCATCCCGGTCGTGATCACGGTCTACGCGGACCGGAGCTACTCGTTCATCACGAAGACGCCGCCGGCCGCCGTGCTGCTGCGCATAGCCGCCGCCGTGGACAAGGGATCTGCCGAGCCCAACCGCGAGAAGGTGGGCGTGGTGACACGCGCCCAGGTCGAGGAGATCGCACGAACCAAGATGCCCGACCTGAACGCGGTCGACCTCGATGGCGCGTGCCGGATCATCGCCGGCACCGCCCGGTCGATGGGTTTGGAGGTCGAGGCCTGA
- a CDS encoding response regulator, which produces MSATKVVVIEDEPDILELIEYNLRREGFEVVTATSGRSGLSAIGRENPDIVLLDLLLPGLDGLDVCRRLRSVDSTRDLPIIMVTARGEESDVVLGLGLGADDYIHKPFSPRELVARVRAVLRRGRVRERDPERKVVRGPLAINPVKHRIKVDGRRLEFTPTEFRLLHFLASHPGRVFTRGQLLDRAIGDRAVVIDRNIDVHVRAVRKKLGSHRGLIETVRGIGYCFRTEEDQEV; this is translated from the coding sequence ATGAGTGCCACCAAGGTCGTCGTCATCGAGGACGAACCGGACATCCTCGAGTTGATCGAGTACAACCTCCGGCGCGAGGGCTTCGAGGTCGTGACCGCGACCAGCGGTCGCAGCGGCCTGTCGGCGATAGGACGCGAGAATCCGGACATCGTGCTGCTCGACCTGCTGCTGCCGGGACTGGACGGTCTGGATGTCTGCCGGCGCCTTCGTTCCGTCGACTCGACCCGTGATCTGCCGATCATCATGGTGACGGCGCGCGGCGAGGAAAGCGACGTGGTGCTGGGCCTCGGGCTCGGCGCGGACGACTACATTCACAAACCGTTCAGTCCGCGCGAGCTGGTCGCGCGGGTGCGGGCGGTGCTCCGGCGCGGCCGCGTGCGAGAGCGCGACCCAGAGCGCAAGGTCGTTCGGGGCCCGCTCGCGATCAACCCGGTCAAGCACCGGATCAAGGTCGATGGCCGGCGGTTGGAGTTCACGCCCACCGAGTTCCGCCTCCTCCACTTCCTGGCCTCGCATCCGGGCCGCGTCTTCACCCGTGGCCAACTCCTGGATCGGGCGATCGGCGACCGGGCGGTCGTCATCGACCGGAACATCGATGTTCATGTCCGCGCCGTGCGCAAGAAACTCGGATCGCACCGCGGGCTGATCGAGACGGTACGCGGCATCGGCTACTGCTTCCGCACCGAAGAGGACCAGGAGGTGTAG
- the rplJ gene encoding 50S ribosomal protein L10, with product MALTRETKAELLASYQSDLAGVPHAFLVGFSGITVGQVDDLRRRVRTAGGSYSVIKNRIAKLAFEDSDLDALSEHLAGPTAIAYSEDDPVGLARTLTEFAKDVPVLEFKAGLVDGQAVSADAIQEIANLPSREVLVAKLLFLLQSPIARFVRGLGDVTPQFLRTLNEVARQKEEG from the coding sequence ATGGCACTGACACGGGAAACGAAGGCCGAGCTTCTGGCCAGCTACCAGAGCGACCTGGCCGGTGTGCCGCATGCCTTCCTGGTTGGTTTCTCCGGAATCACGGTAGGGCAGGTCGACGATCTGCGGCGCCGCGTGCGCACAGCCGGCGGCAGCTACTCGGTGATCAAGAACCGGATCGCCAAGCTCGCGTTCGAAGACAGCGACCTTGACGCTCTGTCGGAGCATCTGGCCGGACCGACCGCGATCGCCTACAGCGAGGACGATCCGGTGGGGTTGGCCAGGACGCTGACCGAGTTCGCGAAGGACGTACCGGTGCTCGAGTTCAAGGCCGGCCTCGTGGACGGCCAGGCCGTTTCGGCCGATGCGATCCAGGAGATCGCGAACCTGCCGAGCCGGGAGGTTCTGGTGGCGAAGCTCCTGTTCCTGCTCCAGTCGCCGATTGCGCGGTTCGTGCGGGGGTTGGGCGACGTGACGCCACAGTTCCTGCGCACCCTGAACGAAGTTGCAAGACAGAAGGAAGAGGGCTGA
- a CDS encoding S9 family peptidase yields MPATLVAFAVLGCAAGSEAPPRQPAVYSAAAFHNTTSYGGASFSADESRLLISSDMTGVWAVYSLPVAGGEPRQLTDSAGPVFAQSYFPNDDRFLYTGDEGGNELNHLYVGSDGAGDVPEGAVDLTPGANVRASFAGWRSDGGAFFVQTNERTPFAMDLYRYSVPPPGSWDFERELVFENDGTFSLGDVSDDGRWLALDKLTSNYDSDVYAYDLMAGHLVHVTEHEGEVEHSSGGFTPDSAHLYYGTNEHGEFRQVWSYDLAGGSRELVLAADWDVFGVSFSDTGRYRVSAINEDASTAVEVFDTKTGAPVELPDLPAGDIAQVGFSASDRLMAFYLSSDQSPSDLYVYDLEQGGEALRLTQSLNPEINPDDLVTTEVIRYPSFDGLEIPAILWRPHGASADNPAPAMVWVHGGPGGQTRRTYRADIQHLVNQGYVVLGVNNRGSSGYGKTFFHMDDRKHGEVDLQDCVWARTWLESQDWVDGSRVGIIGGSYGGYMVAAALAFEPEVFDVGVNIFGVTNWIRTLESTPPWWQAQKVALLGELGDPATERERLERISPLFHASNVVKPLLVVQGANDPRVLQVESDELVEAVRANGVPVEYVLFPDEGHGFRNRVNRIEASERYATFLAEHLGS; encoded by the coding sequence TTGCCTGCAACGCTCGTCGCGTTCGCCGTCCTCGGCTGCGCCGCCGGCAGCGAGGCGCCCCCGCGCCAGCCGGCGGTCTACAGCGCCGCCGCGTTCCATAACACGACATCCTACGGCGGCGCCTCGTTCTCGGCCGACGAGAGCCGTCTGCTGATCTCGAGCGACATGACCGGCGTCTGGGCCGTCTACAGCCTGCCGGTCGCGGGCGGTGAGCCGAGGCAACTGACCGACAGCGCGGGGCCGGTGTTCGCACAGAGCTACTTCCCGAACGATGACCGCTTCCTCTACACCGGCGACGAAGGCGGCAACGAGTTGAACCACCTGTACGTGGGGTCCGACGGCGCCGGGGACGTCCCCGAAGGCGCAGTGGACCTGACGCCGGGAGCCAACGTACGCGCCTCGTTCGCCGGCTGGCGGAGCGATGGCGGGGCGTTCTTCGTTCAGACGAACGAGCGCACGCCCTTCGCGATGGACCTCTACCGCTACAGCGTGCCGCCGCCGGGAAGCTGGGACTTCGAGCGCGAGCTCGTGTTCGAGAACGACGGCACGTTCAGCCTCGGTGACGTCAGCGACGACGGCCGCTGGCTGGCGCTCGACAAGCTGACCAGCAACTACGACAGCGACGTCTACGCCTACGACCTGATGGCGGGTCACCTGGTGCACGTGACAGAGCACGAGGGCGAGGTCGAGCACTCCTCGGGCGGCTTCACGCCCGACAGCGCGCATCTCTACTACGGAACGAACGAGCACGGCGAGTTCCGCCAGGTGTGGTCCTACGACCTCGCCGGCGGCTCGCGTGAGCTCGTGCTCGCCGCCGACTGGGATGTCTTCGGCGTGTCCTTCTCCGATACGGGGCGGTACCGCGTCTCGGCGATCAACGAGGACGCTTCGACGGCGGTCGAGGTGTTCGACACGAAGACGGGCGCCCCGGTCGAGCTTCCGGATCTTCCCGCCGGCGACATCGCGCAGGTCGGCTTCTCAGCCAGCGACCGGCTGATGGCGTTCTACCTGAGCAGCGACCAGTCGCCGTCGGATCTCTACGTCTACGACCTGGAGCAGGGCGGCGAGGCGCTTCGGCTGACGCAAAGCCTGAACCCCGAGATCAACCCGGACGATCTCGTGACCACCGAGGTGATTCGGTACCCGAGCTTCGACGGGCTGGAGATCCCGGCCATCCTGTGGCGGCCGCACGGGGCGTCGGCCGACAACCCGGCGCCGGCGATGGTCTGGGTGCACGGCGGACCGGGCGGCCAGACCCGGCGCACCTACCGCGCCGACATCCAGCACCTGGTGAACCAGGGCTACGTCGTCCTGGGCGTGAACAACCGTGGTTCGTCGGGTTACGGCAAGACCTTCTTCCACATGGACGACAGGAAGCACGGCGAGGTCGACCTGCAGGACTGCGTGTGGGCCCGCACCTGGCTCGAGTCCCAGGACTGGGTGGACGGTTCGCGCGTAGGCATCATCGGCGGCAGCTATGGCGGCTACATGGTGGCGGCCGCGCTGGCCTTCGAGCCGGAGGTCTTCGACGTCGGCGTCAACATCTTCGGGGTGACGAACTGGATCCGGACACTCGAGAGCACGCCGCCCTGGTGGCAGGCGCAGAAGGTGGCCCTGCTGGGCGAGCTGGGCGATCCGGCGACCGAGCGCGAGCGCCTGGAGCGCATCTCACCGCTCTTCCATGCCTCGAACGTCGTCAAGCCGCTGCTCGTCGTCCAGGGCGCGAACGACCCCCGGGTGCTCCAGGTGGAGAGCGACGAGCTGGTGGAGGCGGTGCGCGCCAACGGCGTTCCGGTCGAGTACGTCCTGTTCCCGGACGAGGGCCACGGCTTCCGCAACCGGGTGAACCGGATCGAGGCGTCGGAGCGCTACGCGACGTTTCTCGCCGAGCACCTGGGTTCGTAG
- the nusG gene encoding transcription termination/antitermination protein NusG translates to MSEVETAAVSGVDTAADGGEDASAPQRQWYIVHTYSGYEERVRETLRQRAEAHGLGEAFGEVRIPTETIVELKGGKKRETQRKFFPGYILVEIECQRRGDGRLKISDEAWHVVKNTPKVTGFVGTGKEPTPLDQGEVDAIIEKVVTAKEKPKPKYLFEKGELVKIVDGPFNNFTGTVEEINLDRSTLKVMVTIFGRQTPVELEFLQVQKT, encoded by the coding sequence ATGAGCGAAGTCGAAACGGCAGCCGTGAGCGGCGTCGACACCGCGGCGGACGGCGGCGAGGACGCCTCCGCGCCGCAGCGGCAGTGGTACATCGTCCATACCTACTCGGGCTACGAGGAGCGTGTCCGGGAGACCTTGCGGCAGCGCGCCGAGGCCCACGGTCTTGGCGAGGCCTTCGGCGAAGTGCGCATCCCGACCGAGACGATCGTCGAACTCAAGGGCGGTAAGAAGCGGGAGACGCAGCGCAAGTTCTTCCCTGGCTACATCCTCGTCGAGATCGAGTGCCAGCGCCGCGGCGACGGACGGCTGAAGATTTCGGACGAGGCGTGGCACGTGGTCAAGAACACTCCGAAGGTGACCGGATTCGTCGGTACCGGGAAGGAGCCGACGCCTCTCGATCAGGGCGAAGTCGACGCGATCATCGAGAAGGTGGTCACGGCGAAGGAGAAGCCGAAGCCGAAGTACCTGTTCGAGAAGGGCGAGCTGGTCAAGATCGTCGACGGGCCCTTCAACAACTTCACCGGCACCGTGGAAGAGATCAACCTGGACCGGAGCACGTTGAAGGTGATGGTCACGATCTTCGGCCGCCAGACGCCGGTCGAACTCGAGTTTCTTCAGGTGCAGAAGACCTGA